The following proteins are encoded in a genomic region of Streptomyces collinus Tu 365:
- a CDS encoding helix-turn-helix domain-containing protein, with amino-acid sequence MASGTGTIGAAFDRAAPTARRVEQADEVLALHRAARTGGSQAALDYVADRGGTDALLVDARGVVLSAARRPRRATAEGIWKAVLCGVRELARRRAGSMAVDVQGHTVFLYPLDGPAGASAPVLVAMAPRPKAAGLVSLLANAAPVLGLCWKAETAERLRSRLDAADGRTREAVLQLLMNGQVAAARQVAGVLLPQLPDTIRIWVVERPRGLRGEVAARLRVGAPEAWVVPCTVYDEHLIVLAPTAEDGDDAEGPSPEHAHDAIAECWMGVSDAVALTDTAAAYAQAIHALAAARHRADRRACFASTPDLALAIGPDLADWAEHFLAPLRVHAARRPQDPGSTELLATAASWLRFSSGAADHLRIHRNTLSARLKHIARLLALDLDRLADQSVLALALRATTTARPAGPAPLGSEPPLRRLDDLLAMPAVTGWARNQFRPLTAATGPADLARTLTVWLHHDARVDATAAALSLSATAVRKRLARVEALLQRSLLRPPTARHDLWLAQRALGLTTPAACRHPDEAMSRTAEEATPIIVGHGKDL; translated from the coding sequence ATGGCCAGTGGGACGGGCACGATCGGCGCTGCCTTCGACCGGGCGGCACCGACTGCGAGACGGGTGGAACAGGCCGACGAGGTGCTGGCGCTGCATCGCGCGGCCCGGACCGGGGGCTCCCAGGCGGCGCTCGACTACGTGGCGGATCGCGGCGGGACGGACGCGTTACTGGTCGACGCCCGTGGAGTGGTGCTGTCCGCGGCGCGGCGGCCACGGCGCGCGACCGCCGAGGGGATCTGGAAGGCCGTCCTGTGCGGGGTGCGCGAACTCGCCCGGCGGCGAGCGGGGTCCATGGCCGTCGACGTGCAAGGTCACACCGTGTTCCTCTACCCGCTGGACGGCCCGGCGGGGGCGTCCGCGCCCGTACTCGTGGCGATGGCGCCGCGGCCGAAGGCCGCCGGGCTGGTGTCGTTACTCGCGAACGCGGCACCGGTTCTCGGACTGTGCTGGAAGGCCGAGACCGCGGAACGGCTGCGTTCCCGGCTGGACGCCGCCGACGGCCGTACCCGCGAAGCGGTGCTGCAACTGCTGATGAACGGCCAGGTGGCGGCGGCGCGCCAGGTCGCGGGAGTGCTGCTGCCTCAACTGCCCGACACGATCCGGATCTGGGTCGTCGAACGGCCACGCGGGCTGCGCGGTGAGGTGGCCGCCCGTCTGAGGGTCGGCGCTCCGGAGGCGTGGGTCGTGCCCTGCACGGTGTACGACGAGCATCTCATCGTCCTCGCCCCCACCGCCGAAGACGGGGACGACGCGGAGGGACCGTCCCCCGAACACGCCCACGACGCCATAGCCGAGTGCTGGATGGGCGTGAGCGACGCGGTGGCGCTGACGGACACGGCCGCCGCGTACGCCCAGGCCATCCACGCCCTGGCCGCCGCCCGTCACCGGGCCGACCGCCGGGCCTGCTTCGCCTCGACGCCGGACCTGGCACTCGCGATCGGCCCTGACCTCGCCGACTGGGCCGAGCACTTCCTGGCACCGTTGCGCGTGCACGCGGCCAGACGTCCGCAGGACCCCGGCAGCACGGAACTCCTCGCCACCGCGGCCTCCTGGCTCCGATTCTCCTCCGGGGCCGCGGACCACCTCCGGATCCACCGCAACACCCTGTCCGCGCGCCTCAAGCACATCGCCCGCCTGCTCGCTCTCGACCTCGACCGGCTCGCCGACCAGTCCGTCCTCGCGCTCGCCCTTCGCGCCACCACCACGGCCCGCCCCGCCGGCCCGGCACCCCTCGGGAGCGAGCCGCCGCTCCGCCGCCTCGACGACCTGCTGGCCATGCCCGCCGTCACGGGATGGGCCCGCAACCAGTTCCGGCCCCTCACCGCGGCCACCGGGCCGGCTGATCTCGCGCGGACACTGACCGTGTGGCTGCACCACGATGCCCGCGTCGACGCCACCGCCGCCGCCCTGTCCCTGTCGGCCACCGCCGTCCGCAAACGGCTGGCACGCGTCGAAGCACTCCTGCAGCGCTCCCTGCTCCGCCCCCCGACCGCCCGCCACGACCTCTGGCTCGCGCAGCGCGCACTCGGCCTCACCACACCCGCTGCCTGTCGGCACCCCGATGAGGCGATGTCCCGGACAGCGGAAGAGGCCACGCCGATAATCGTCGGACATGGGAAAGACCTATGA
- a CDS encoding pyridoxamine 5'-phosphate oxidase family protein has translation MGKTYERIDGRLRTFIEEQPLFFTATAPLAGDGTVNLSPKGLRGSFAVLDERTVAYLDFAGSNAETIAHLRENGRITLMWCAFQGPPNIVRVHGRGEPVFRDDPRFPGLLARFPDIDPGTHGLRAVIVVHAELVRDTCGYAVPFMAYEEDRDLHGKRFAREDDASLSAYFTKKEHIATSLDGLPGLPLPLPPSSV, from the coding sequence ATGGGAAAGACCTATGAGCGCATAGACGGCAGGCTCCGCACGTTCATCGAGGAGCAGCCCCTCTTCTTCACCGCGACCGCTCCCCTCGCCGGTGACGGCACGGTCAACCTCTCCCCCAAGGGACTCCGCGGCTCCTTCGCCGTGCTCGACGAACGCACCGTCGCCTACCTCGACTTCGCCGGGTCCAACGCCGAGACCATCGCGCACCTGCGGGAGAACGGCCGGATCACCCTCATGTGGTGCGCCTTCCAGGGCCCGCCGAACATCGTGCGCGTCCACGGCCGGGGCGAGCCGGTCTTCCGCGACGACCCGCGGTTCCCAGGACTGCTCGCCCGCTTCCCCGACATCGACCCGGGCACCCACGGGCTGCGAGCGGTCATCGTGGTCCACGCCGAACTGGTCCGGGACACCTGCGGCTACGCCGTCCCCTTCATGGCGTACGAGGAGGACCGCGATCTGCACGGCAAGCGCTTCGCCCGGGAGGACGACGCCTCGCTGAGCGCGTACTTCACCAAGAAGGAGCACATCGCGACGAGCCTGGACGGCCTACCCGGGCTGCCGCTGCCGCTCCCGCCGTCTAGCGTCTGA
- a CDS encoding L,D-transpeptidase family protein, whose product MRPAAVAALVSVSALALLGLAPGAGSEPLPARMADTGGGSQLITAEAPAADSTSGTVTWWDLRDGQWVRAGSAPARFGAKGLVEGDTRTQGTNTTPTGLYGLPFGFGIKAAPAGTRVTYRPVGQSSWWCEDTASTAYNRWVDPLPADCRAAESEQLITYTTQYAHGLVVGFNYDRPVRGRGAGIFLHVNGRAATAGCVSVPEDAMRQILTWADPARKPHIAIGTTDGGTAITRY is encoded by the coding sequence ATGCGCCCCGCCGCCGTCGCCGCCCTCGTGTCCGTGTCCGCCCTCGCCCTGCTCGGTCTCGCGCCGGGCGCCGGGTCCGAACCGCTGCCCGCGCGGATGGCGGACACCGGTGGCGGCAGCCAGCTCATCACCGCCGAGGCCCCGGCAGCCGACTCGACCTCCGGGACGGTCACCTGGTGGGACTTGCGCGACGGGCAGTGGGTCCGGGCAGGCTCGGCGCCGGCCCGGTTCGGGGCCAAGGGGCTGGTGGAGGGCGACACCCGCACGCAGGGCACGAACACGACGCCGACGGGGCTGTACGGGCTTCCGTTCGGCTTCGGGATCAAGGCGGCCCCGGCGGGCACCCGCGTCACCTACCGCCCGGTCGGACAGAGTTCCTGGTGGTGCGAGGACACCGCGTCCACGGCGTACAACCGGTGGGTCGACCCGCTGCCCGCCGACTGCCGGGCCGCCGAGTCGGAGCAGCTCATCACGTACACCACGCAGTACGCCCACGGGCTCGTCGTCGGCTTCAACTACGACCGACCCGTGCGGGGCCGCGGGGCGGGGATCTTCCTGCACGTCAACGGGCGCGCGGCGACCGCCGGGTGCGTCTCCGTGCCGGAGGACGCGATGCGGCAGATCCTGACCTGGGCCGACCCCGCCCGCAAGCCGCACATCGCGATCGGCACCACGGACGGCGGGACGGCGATCACCCGCTACTGA
- a CDS encoding sensor histidine kinase translates to MRPARRLPRPRTLRARLTFGLVVLLAVSCAAVGLAAVVELNGFLTQRLDEQLAQVGTRFPESLEHKGALPDDHDGDEHGDTRRLATGTFGARLLDGRVTHKGLIRSGDPSADLDVDLSAADRARLAGVPADGRPHTVDLSALGDYRVVASAGRDRDVLIAGLPLGPVEATVHRLELVAGVVFGLALVVTGVAGALWVRWSLRPLSRVADTATRVSELPLASGVVALPARAPETDPRGEVGRVAGAFNRMLGHVEDALTKRHASEERLRSFAADASHELRTPVASVRGHAELALLHPGPVPAEVTRALERIAAESSRMGEMVDDLLLLARLDAGRPLERGPVDVTRLVLDAVTDARAAGPGHRWTLDLPEEPVTVPGDTHRLHQVLANLLANARLHTPAGTKVTVTLETEAAAVASGAAGEASGTGTGTTARTGAGTARLSVHDDGPGVPEDLRPGVFERFTRAEHRRRPDASGGGAGLGLSIVAAVVEAHGGRVVLDSRPGATTFTVLLPLGDVSSG, encoded by the coding sequence GTGAGGCCGGCACGCCGGCTGCCCCGCCCCCGCACCCTGCGCGCCCGCCTCACCTTCGGCCTGGTGGTCCTGCTCGCCGTGAGCTGCGCGGCCGTGGGCCTCGCCGCGGTCGTCGAACTGAACGGCTTCCTGACCCAGCGCCTGGACGAACAGCTCGCCCAGGTCGGCACCCGTTTCCCGGAGAGCCTGGAGCACAAGGGCGCGCTGCCGGACGACCACGACGGGGACGAGCACGGCGACACCCGCCGGCTGGCCACCGGCACCTTCGGCGCCCGGCTGCTGGACGGCCGGGTGACCCACAAGGGCCTGATCCGCTCCGGTGACCCGTCCGCCGACCTGGACGTCGACCTGAGCGCCGCCGACCGGGCGCGGCTCGCCGGGGTACCGGCCGACGGCCGGCCGCACACCGTCGATCTGTCGGCGCTCGGCGACTACCGGGTGGTGGCCTCGGCCGGCCGGGACCGGGACGTCCTGATCGCCGGCCTGCCGCTGGGGCCCGTCGAGGCCACCGTCCACCGTCTGGAACTGGTGGCCGGGGTCGTCTTCGGCCTGGCGCTCGTGGTGACCGGCGTGGCCGGGGCGCTGTGGGTCCGCTGGTCGTTGCGCCCGCTCAGCCGGGTCGCGGACACCGCGACCCGGGTCAGTGAGCTGCCGCTGGCCAGCGGCGTGGTCGCGCTGCCGGCCAGGGCCCCGGAGACCGACCCGCGCGGCGAGGTCGGCCGGGTGGCCGGCGCCTTCAACCGCATGCTGGGGCACGTCGAGGACGCCCTGACCAAGCGGCACGCGAGCGAGGAGCGGCTGCGCAGCTTCGCCGCCGACGCCAGTCACGAGCTGCGCACCCCGGTCGCCTCGGTGCGCGGTCACGCGGAACTGGCCCTGCTGCACCCGGGCCCGGTGCCCGCCGAGGTGACCCGGGCCCTGGAGCGCATCGCCGCCGAGTCCTCCCGCATGGGCGAGATGGTGGACGACCTGCTGCTGCTGGCCCGCCTCGACGCCGGCCGCCCGCTGGAGCGCGGCCCGGTCGACGTGACCCGGCTGGTCCTGGACGCCGTGACGGACGCCCGGGCGGCGGGCCCCGGCCACCGCTGGACACTGGACCTCCCGGAGGAACCGGTGACGGTGCCGGGCGACACGCACCGGCTGCACCAGGTGCTGGCCAACCTGCTGGCCAACGCGCGGCTGCACACGCCCGCGGGCACGAAGGTCACGGTCACCCTGGAGACCGAGGCGGCCGCGGTGGCGTCCGGGGCGGCCGGAGAGGCTTCCGGAACCGGAACCGGCACCACGGCCCGTACGGGGGCGGGCACGGCGCGGTTGTCCGTCCACGACGACGGCCCGGGCGTGCCCGAGGACCTGCGGCCGGGTGTCTTCGAACGCTTCACCCGGGCCGAGCACCGCCGCCGTCCGGACGCCTCCGGCGGCGGGGCGGGCCTCGGCCTGTCGATCGTGGCTGCCGTGGTGGAGGCGCACGGCGGCCGGGTGGTCCTGGACAGCCGGCCGGGGGCGACGACGTTCACCGTGCTGCTGCCCCTGGGCGACGTCAGTAGCGGGTGA
- a CDS encoding response regulator transcription factor translates to MNTTRSGRPALTRPDGTPLRVLVVDDDPDLAEVLTGALRYEGWEVRAAGDGTSAVTAARELLPDAVVLDVMLPDTDGFAVLRRLHEVRPGVCVLFLTARDAVEDRIAGITAGGDDYVTKPFSLEEVVARLRGLLRRAGMARQQEDGPRLAVGDLVMDEEAREVTRGGELIELSPTEFELLRFLLRNPRRVLSKAQILDRVWSYDFGGRAHVVELYISYLRKKVDAGREPMIHTVRGSGYVLKPVAR, encoded by the coding sequence ATGAACACGACCCGCTCCGGCCGCCCCGCCCTCACCCGCCCCGACGGCACGCCCCTGCGCGTCCTCGTCGTCGACGACGACCCCGACCTCGCCGAGGTGCTCACCGGCGCCCTGCGCTACGAGGGCTGGGAGGTGCGCGCGGCCGGCGACGGCACCTCGGCGGTCACCGCGGCGCGCGAGCTGCTGCCCGACGCCGTCGTCCTCGACGTGATGCTCCCGGACACCGACGGCTTCGCCGTGCTGCGCCGGCTGCACGAGGTGAGACCCGGGGTCTGCGTGCTGTTCCTGACCGCGCGGGACGCCGTCGAGGACCGGATCGCCGGGATCACCGCGGGTGGCGACGACTACGTCACCAAGCCGTTCAGCCTGGAGGAGGTGGTCGCCCGGCTGCGTGGCCTGCTGCGCCGGGCGGGCATGGCCCGGCAGCAGGAGGACGGCCCGCGGCTGGCCGTCGGCGACCTCGTCATGGACGAGGAGGCCCGCGAGGTGACCCGGGGCGGCGAGCTGATCGAGCTCTCGCCGACCGAGTTCGAGCTGCTGCGCTTCCTCCTGCGCAACCCGCGCCGCGTCCTCAGCAAGGCGCAGATCCTCGACCGGGTCTGGTCCTACGACTTCGGCGGCCGGGCCCACGTGGTCGAGCTGTACATCTCCTATCTGCGCAAGAAGGTGGACGCGGGGCGCGAACCCATGATCCACACAGTGCGCGGGTCCGGGTACGTCCTGAAGCCGGTGGCCCGGTGA